The Rosa rugosa chromosome 1, drRosRugo1.1, whole genome shotgun sequence genomic sequence TGTAAAGGTCTCTTGTATTTAAATCGAATGAAGAGATGCATAAAGTTGATACATTTACATGATCACTTGATGAAAAATCCCACTAAAACAAATCGAAATTTTGAAACTTCATACATCCACATTCACAAATGAATGGGATCAAAACAAAAGACATTACCTTTATAAACCCCTCCTTGACCAGAGATTCCATGGCCCCACCACCAACCCCAGTAGCATGAAAAACCAGAGTCTCATACCCCTCCTCCTCCAGTCTCTCTTTCACAGCATTCACACAAGTAGTGGTAACCCCAAACATGGTCAACCCCACCGTTGACTTCTCACCCTCACCACCACTCTCTTTCCTCTCAAGTCTTCCAATCACCATCCCTCCAAATGCAGCCGCAGCATTGTTCAATACGACCCTGCTCACGCTATTAATCCCACACACGTCCACAATCGACGGGTACAGCACCAAATCCGAGGTCCCTACGTAATGGTCCGTCCGGCCGCTCGCCACGGTGGACACAATAAGCTTCGGCACTCCGATCGGGAGCGATCTAAGCGCCGGGGATACCAGAGCCGTGCCTCCGCTGCCTCCGACGCCTATCGCTCCAACTAAAACGCCGTCGCTTTGTGATTTCGTTACGAAAATCTCCAGCGCCTTGCTCATCACATCCACCGCTTCGCCTCTATCCTCCGGAAGCTGGTCCGGGGCATCGGAGTTGCTACGAAGCACCTCGTTTCTCGAAACGAAGGCGAAATCGGTTATGTTATGATCGGAATCGGAGTGGTTCCGGCCGACGGAGACATCGACAACGGTGACTTGAACCTGATACGGAGATTGAATTTACATATTGAGGTGCGTGATTGAAGTGAAAtcagagaaggagagaggagtTAGTTACCTTGGATGAGGAAGATGTGGCGAATGCGGCGAGGTTGGATCGGACTGAGTCGGCGAGGAATCGGAGCTCCTCGAGCTTCGTATCGGCGGTTCCGATACAGAAAACCCGGCGACTTTTATCTTCCGCCGGCATTATTGAGCTCGGAGAGTTGCGGTTTGACAGTGGAGAAAGAATAGAGGTGAGAGCGAGATCAGAACCAGAGTCAGAACATGGCGGACTGGTAGTTGGTGGTGGTGAATTATGGCGCTAAAGGTAAAAACAGCCAAAATTTTATCCTTTTTATCCCCCGGGGGGGAGTATCTCAACTTAAATTCCTTCTGCACACTTTGGTATCTCATGTTCTTCTTTTAAATCATCTCGTGCCAAATAAGTTAAAATTAAAAGCTAAGAAAGTAGATAGAGGAATACCATATTGCCAAATCTGAAAAAAGCTAGCTTGTTAAGTTTCCTCACATCGGTGTAACTTCCCCTCCTTTTAGGTTAGGATATTAGGTAATTGTGAATTACTGCCATATGATTCATGGTGGTTGATCCATCCGGAATCAAATGGCCAAATAGATACCAACAAATCGAACATATAACAAGTCAATGAAACATAGGTCTCATCTTAAATTAGTTAAGACCTAATATACGTGTTTTTGTAGCTTTCATTCTAATCAAGTTGTTGATTATATATGTTTCTAAGGtacttggaaaaataaagaaaggACAACAATTGGACAGATACCAGCTCTAGCAGATGAGCATAAAGCTAGGAAGGTGAGCAACCCAAAGTTCTCAATTCCCATCTGCTGGAACATAACTGATCTTCTCTTTAAATAACATTATGGCAAGGATGGATTCCTCTAGCTAGATTTCATAAATTAGGAGAGGAAGGGAGTAATCTAGCTCTAGCTTCAATGGTACAAAGGACTGTCCTCAGGGTTGATATATCATGCCTAAAATGCAAGAAGAAGATTCTCAAGGCAGTTACTGGCCTAGAAGGTAATATAATTTAGTCTCttgtttctctgtttttttgtttattaCTATCACTTTAGCCTTAATTGTGGAACAAAACCATCAATAATAAAGTGCATATACGATAAATGTTAGCATCAATCATTTATGCATGCATACGTAACCGTACATTCTTGATTGGTATGGATCTCACGATAAGCTCCATATAAACCAACATtcaattagatttttttttcgcAATCGTGGATATTGATCGACAAAAGCAAAACATCACATGTACTATAGTAAAACAATCTTTCCCCTACCATAGGGTAGAACAGATCAACTCAACTGACGCGGGCTTCTTTGTCCATCTTGTGGAACAAGAAAGGAGAGCATCAGCATGAGGGTACATGACAAATTACTAGCGTTAGTCATTCATGCGTGCgagagtagtttttttttttttttttatagttttcgATATGATCACAATGAGTTTCCTATCAATGAATAATTAAGGACTTTCTAATCAGCCAATGTGCCTGCAGTATGGAGATCCATTAGGTCACTTACATATTTATCGATATGATCACAATGAGTTTCCTATCAATGAATAATTAAGGACCTTCTAATCAGCCAGTGTGCCTGCATGGAGATCCATTAGGTCACTtacatattttatatattttgttattgtAAGCTTGGTCCTGAACTCCTGACATTTTGAGGGCCGAAGCGGCTCATTAGATAAAACCCTTAAACTACTGTTGTAGATTAGAAGTAGCTTTAGAAACTGCTCAAGATATAGAGAGGCCTTGGTACAAAAATGGAATTCTAGGTAATTGGAGATTTTGCTTTCTCCAACTCGGTTTGATGGATATTAATTATTAGCTAGGCTCAGAATCTATAGCTAATTTGGTCTTAAGTGGTATCGTTATTGTAATTTCTAAGTTGGCGTCAACCATTGCAGGTGTGGATAAAATTGAAGTTGATGCAGCCAAGGGAACTTTGACAGTGACAGGAAATGCAGACCCTTATGACATAATAGTCCGGTGCAGAAAAGCCGGCAAGTTTGCCGATGTAGTGACCATCGGGCCTCCTCCGGCTCCACCTAAACCGAAagaagatgagaaaaagaagccaGAGGAGAAGAAACCAGCAGACCAGAAGGTTCCACAAGGTCCCAATTATATGTATCATCCCCACGTTATAATGTTGGAGCCCCCTTGTCATGATCCCAACCCATCCTGCTCTATCATGTGACCAACCATATAGATCGAGCGATCAAACTCAATCGAAGTATATATTTTGAGAGTTCATGATCTGTTGTTAAGGTCTATCTGTG encodes the following:
- the LOC133717768 gene encoding heavy metal-associated isoprenylated plant protein 43-like; translation: MVQRTVLRVDISCLKCKKKILKAVTGLEGVDKIEVDAAKGTLTVTGNADPYDIIVRCRKAGKFADVVTIGPPPAPPKPKEDEKKKPEEKKPADQKVPQGPNYMYHPHVIMLEPPCHDPNPSCSIM